Within the Gigantopelta aegis isolate Gae_Host chromosome 8, Gae_host_genome, whole genome shotgun sequence genome, the region gtcagacatatggttatgacccaaacaaatattgagagaggaaacccgctgtcgccacttcatgtgctactcttttcgattagcagcaagggatcttttatattcaccatcccaaagacagggtagtacataccgcagcctttgatataccagtcgtggtgcactggctggaacgagaaatagcgcaatggggccacagacagggatcgatcatacACCGACCgaccgagcgagcgctgtaccactgggctacgtcccgccctcgacaccatcgaggccggtctcccaaagatttgttactctaaATAAACAGTAATACAGTGCAAACATATTATGCAAAACGGTAACCAGTCTTAGGTTGCATGTCAGTATTTACGTTTTCAAAACGTTTATatggtaaattatttattaaatttctaaaatataatataaacaaatacaaaataaaaataataagtacacagtatcatgaaatagataaatttcataaaatacctacattgaattttttttaatttggtatGTGTGGGGTGGGATGGAGGTGGGTGGGGTGTTGTAAGCCTTAAACTGTTATATGTGCACACTTTGTGCTAATAAGGatgagtttgttgttgttgttgggggggggggggggggtggaggagttcccattcataagttaataaatatatactcattTATAAGTCACAAAATATCCATTTTTGATGCTATTAATTGTTGTAATAGAtaacatggattatttttaTAACTAATGTCGTTTTAGAGGAAACAGTTCTAATCTCATGAAAATGGTTTGCATGTTTGttctaaacaaaccataaagtatGTTTAATGAGCCTGTCTATTGTGTAAAACACGATATCAGTATGCAAAATGTACAttgaaaagttaattattttaatttttatcaacAGTTACAATTGGGCCAGTGAATTTTTCaataagtcagaattaccaaatgtttgacaatcgttagccgatgattaattaatcaatgtgccgttaaattaaaatttttttaacaataatatcTAATTACTATGCTCTTGCTAGAAACTATACTGATATTTCAAAGAAAGCATCTGTCTGTCGACAAGGAGGTTTCTCTTTCATACCAAAGTCATTAGTCATAATCAACACAGAATAGCAACGAAGCCGGTTGAGCGGATTTATAAGCACGGCTGTTTGATTTACCAAGACGTCATACAGTACCAACTACTGAGGTTCGACGACAGAAACACGTGGATTTTAGCGCCCTCCGAAACTGCGAGTTTTTCACCACATATATTATGAAGTTCATCCCAGAGTTCATCACAAGGAGTGGGACGGTGAAGATGCTAACCGATTCTGAAACCATTCCGGTGTATGTTAAGATTGTGAAGATCAAAGCCGGCGTGCAGCAGAGGAAGAAGACTCCAAAGACAACACTAAACATGACGACCAGCTCCCACTCTCTCTTGAATTTGGCCATTCTCCTTTCGTaggttagtgtgtgtgttatcaTGGTCATGCAGAGAATGGCTTTCCTTTCTCGATTGGCGGTATGAAATATATGTGCATAGCAAGCTGCGATGATTATTGAACACACAACAAAGAACCCTCCTTGAGTGTATGTTTGGTATTCCATGGTGAGTACTTTGTAAAACCGACAACGCACGTCGGCTTTCCAGTGATTCACGTATAGTGGAATTGATCCGAGAAATATTGCACAAATCCAGGTAATCCCAATAAGTAGTCCTGCCTTTGGTATCGTCGCCAAACGTTCGTATGCGAAAGGAAATGTTATACACACCCATCTGTCTATAGCAATAAGAACCATATTCAAAATTGAAGCCCCTAGCATTACAAAGAAAAGCACATGACTGAACAGACAAAGATACTTGTTCTGatcaaactctgattttatCACTGGTATGTGGAACACCATTTGGTAAGCGAGGGACAGACCTGTTAACAAATCCGCAACGGTCAGtgatacaatatacatgttagGTACAGTCCACAAACTCCGGTTTAGACTAACTGCAATCAGCGTCAAACTATTGACAGTACAGATGAATGCCATAAGTATTGCTTCGAAAACCACCGTTGCCATGTCGCTGACGTCGAAGTCGTTGTACCCTGTGAAATTCGTCATCCTATTCCTAGAACCTTAGGCTAACTAACATTTCTCAGATGGGCATGACGCGAAGCCAGATATTGACGCAACTACGAAGTATTTTCAAAGAAAcggatgtgtttgttttgtgttaccATCTATTTCTTCAATCACAAACATCATTCAAAACTGAGAAAAGAAATCGTCTGTTATTTAGGCATCTGTTTAAACAGACGATAACGTAGTGTGATGTCGAATCGGATTGGCCTTCATGTGTGGTTGATGAATTAATGATCAGGACAGTTTTCATGGTCTGTACCTTCATACGTATCAATCGCCTTAACTTGAAGGCAAGTAATTATTTTAGCAAATGATCTCTCACTGAACTGCATTAGTGTGTGGTCAACACGCAATAAAATCACTTTCTATTACTCTACGCATTATTGACTACAACGATGAGGACTAAtgaaatacctttttttttcaacttgtCCATCTATTAGTGGGCTCCATGGTCAAGTGAAGAAACTACTGGACAATCACCTTGTGCATCTATTAGTAGGCTCAATAGTCAAGAACATAAGCTGCTGggcaatcaagctgacgacattAGTTCAAATCCCATCACagctggctcacactttcattcatctttctcatctattacactctgcctatcattctcatcgCTTGCCTGTTACAACTCCCTCCACGGCTGTAGTCTCTGTGCACGTCCCGGCACCGCCTGATATcttcgtcctctgccgctaataaagctggtctgaccctcGGCACTAACGAATGCcggccggtagtaggggtgtatGGTAGGTGGCTACAAATGACTCTTAAAAATACCATAAGTAACTATTGAACATTCTCCAAAGTAATCAGACTAAGCCCATAGCTAAAGCTGATCagaaagaaaacccccacaaaaagcCTGTTcatctattttatatttcattagaATTGTTTTCATTTGAGTAAAAACAACATCCCTTGCGTGTTATTTATCATCGTGGTTTAGGGGTGGAAACATTCCCATGGATTTCATTGAGAGTAGCGAACACAGCATCtgtgataatgttttcaaatatgtgTTTCGTTTTGTACAATATTTGTTTGATTGtcacataacatttataatatttattatatacgacagtctcggtggcgtcgtggttaagccatcggacataaggctggtaggtacagggtccACAACCCAGTactagctcccacccagagcgagctttaacgattcaatgagccactacaccctcttttctctctcactaaccactaacttttttatttatttttattattatttttttcttttttttattaatgagtTTATTGCCCCCAGATCAGTTGAcagtgtcaaggttggggagccttgaatcattgccttataaaaatacatgtatatattcataccttctagttacatacatttgaatttgttaaaaacaatacataaatatgaatacaataCTGGTTTTGATCTGAGGGGGACAGGGGATAGAGAATGGACAGATGAAATGAATGGAGGAAAAAAGAGGAAAGATaaacagaaactaaaaaaagagagaaggaaGCATGTATTATTTACTCGTATTGTAGATTAAGATTGGTTTTCTGGTTCTACTGAATTTTTAGTATATCCAAGCAAGCCCAGATTTTCCTTTAGGTTAACAAAATGTGCAGTTATGAGATTGAAGAAAGTAGTATCAATTAATTCTCCGATTTTTAAGCAAAAAGATTCAACCATTTCTCGCAATgttcattaaatttgtcatactggcaatttttaaaataaatgcatcTTTCTATTTGGAATTTAGTTTTCAGGATATTTTCAATGGCCTTTTTGTGCAAACTTGGTTTAAGTATTTTCATgttgtaaatgtaatattttatattgacagtTATCCAGTTTACTACGTATCTTAGATCACCATCTGTCATTCCAAACATAACTACATTTTTGCTTAGTGGGGTGCAAAGACCAGTTTTTTCAAAAATCCATTTTTTAACTACTTCCCAAAGGTTTCTTACTTCAATGCAGTCGTAAAAAAGGTGTTGCAATGTCTCCGGTTCATTATTACAAAAAGAGCATTTGTTTGAATCAACATAATGTATCATATGAAGAAAATTATTAGTAGCCAGAATTCTGTGTAACAGTCTGTATTGAAACCACCTTAAAGTTGTATCTTTTAAACAATAGAAAGGTAGAGCATAGTAGTTTTCCCACGTACAACAGTCGTATGTCAATCCtttgtttgcatattttatcTGTGACTTTGGAGTTATGGTTTTTTTATTCAACATATTGTACAGATCTTTACATCCTGCATTTGTGTTCAGTAgaattttcattttgaaaggtaaaattggaattttaatAGATGTGAATGTTTTGtcattaatattgtttaatgaacgTAGGAAAGATTTTACAGCATTTACTAATgatgcataatttaaaaaattagtttttatgtcATATTTTCTTCTAAACGTTTCAAATACCAAAATATTCCCTTCATTGTCGAGTATGTCGTTTATGAaaattattcctttttttttatatagtcaTTATATAGAAACGGTTTGtaactttttaagatgttggtattataccaaatattcagtCCTTGTATATCTTCTGTCGTTTTTAgactttctttttcttgtaaTAGTACCCAactgaataatacatttttctagAAACTGTTTttgatcttttcttttttaaatttaatgaaaTAGTCCCCATATATAATTAGGTCCCTTGTACTTAAACCAGTAGTAGATTGAAATAGGTTGACCCATTTATTATCATTTAGAAAAAGTCTTCTTATCCATGATATTTTTAAGGATGTCATTACATGTTGTATATCTGGCATTTTTATACCCCCATATTTATAATCTTGAGTTAATAATTCTCGTTTtattttttctggtttattttgccaaataaattggaacaatattttatttaaattatttataattgtttttgatgGATTTGGTAATGACATTAGTAGATACGTAATGTTTGgtattaataaagttttaacaattgtaactCTTCCTAGGACAGTCAGTTTTCTAAATGACCACAGTTTTATCAAGTTCAGAATTTGTTTGATCTTAGAGCCAAAATTACATGCTATaatatctttttaatttatGGGAAAGTTAATACCGAGCAAAGTAAACTGGTTTTCACCCCATTCCAGTTTCCAACGTGATGGACACCGTTACAATATTTTTTGCTACCTATCCAAATGGCTTTTGACGTagagtaatttatttttaaaccggAGATCTCAGAATAGTAATCAAGTAATGTCATTGTATTGTACAGAGACTCAGGAGATCCATCAAGAGTGAAAGTAGTATCATCGGCATATTAAGAAATTAGATATTCTTCACCATTAACAGTAATGcctttcatatttgttttattcctaACCAGAATTTCGAGAATTTCAGCacaaattagaaaaatatatggcGACAGGGGGTCACCTTGTCTGCAACCTCTTTCTAATTTGAAAGTTTCTGATAAATAACCATTTTGTAATACACCGGACAttgaatttttgttaaatgttttaatccaGCTCTTTAttgaacttttaaaattaaatatatctaatgCTTTTTCGATAAAGGACCAAGATacagaatcaaaagctttttcgaAGTCCACAAGTATTAACAGACCAGGTATATTGTATGTTTCAGTGTATTgcattatatcatatatcaatCGTATGTTTTCTCCAATATATCTTCCTTTAATAAAACCTGTTtgatctttatttattattttatctaagaCTGTTTTAATTCTATTTGCAATGCAGCCAGAAGCCATTTTGTAAGTGCAGTTCAAAAGAGTTATGGGTCgccaatttttcaaaaattgcTTGGGGATACAAGTGATTATACCTAGTTTTTGTACTTGGGACATTTCCTCAATAGTATAACTATAATTTATTGACCGAACTATAAAATGCCCTGAGTCTGtccaaaatgttttgaaaaactCTGCTGTAAATCGGTCCCAGCCGGGACTTTTTTCgttcttcatatttttaagaacatttaaaacttCAGAGTATGTTATTTTTCCTTCTAGAGCTTGTTCTTCTTCATTTGTTAACctgttaaaattataaactgaCCACTAACacttaacaactaactcactgtactgaactgacagcccagatagttgaggtgtgtggccaggacagcgtgcttgaaccttaattggatataagcacgaaaatgagaTCAAATGAAATGTTTGCCACAGCTgcataacatgtttttatggTCTGAccaaagtggggttttttttttttttttttggggggggggggggggttgtttgtgttttttttgggggagggtgTCTTTTcgatgattttatttttggttgatCGTTCGCATCTCTTTACTTTCACATCTGTTTTGTCATGAAAATTCTGTTcaatattggtttgtttacCACTGACCATAGCgtttatttttgacattttcAAGATTTAATGTTTTGGTATTTAATGCTAATATGCTTCATTGTGTGCATTTCGCTACTTTTCATAAATGcacgaaaaaacccacaatgtaCAAGTCCTTTACGTCCATCACGGTAatattttactgaaacaatgtttagaattCATCTGTGATCAAAGTTTGCTAAACTAATACGACACTAACGAAGAATAATTAGTTTAGTGGCTCTTTACattggtgtgtgtatatgtaaatatacgTAGGGCTATGCCAcaagaaattacattaaaaggTTGGAGGTGACAAAAAAGAGCAGACAgtgtaatatttattatctcTTTCTTGTCAACATGTATTATCAACATGCAAAATAGTAAGCAGAGACATGCATCAGATGACACTGCATTAAGGAATTCGACTCAAACGATAACCTGATACGAACAAAACTGGCCAACATATTCTGTAAAACAATGTAAATTTAtagtgacagatcctagtttttaaagactacaGAGTACTTATTAGAACcagatgggggttttttttcttcttttttaaaattaaatatttattgtcccagatcatataGCAGTGTTGGGGTTGGGAGCCCCGAATCACtgctttacatatatatatatatccaatatatatatatccatgttctaagcaacaaaaaatatttgttaaaataacaacactaacAGAAACTGGTTCAGACTAAAGTTCAACACATGCATAGAGTTGAACATGGACAgtgatctataatataactatatatttttatgatccGAGATATCAACCAGGACAAAGGAAATGGCGAATAAGAGGGAAGAGcctttcttaataattaaaatcagacattactgaCAGTTTATTGTTTCAATTATCCATTTTGGTACAtttcgaagtgtttctggtcatcaaatacaacaaaataaatttgtcaAGGGCATTcccccgtttcaacgtcacagactcacaTCACTATAGTGTAACCTTATCCAAATTgcttacagatttgtagattaaccaaaattagtgttaattttcacgggtcaTTAGCGACTTTAGTGAAGTAGAGTAATGTGGCAGCAACTACTGATGTTCGCCAATTTAAACATGTAGCTTTTAGCGCTGTTCGAAACTCATAGTTTTTCACCACATAAATAACAAAGTTCATCCCAGAGTTGGTCAGAAGGAGCGGGGTAGTGAAGCTAATAACATTTTCTGGGACTCCTGCCGTGTAGGTTACGATGATAAACAGGAAACTTGGAGCACTACAGAGGAAAAAAACGACAAAAATAACACGAAACATTTTAACCAACTCCCAGTCTCTTTTGAATTTGGCCATCTGTGTATCCTTGTTGAGCGTGTATCCAGTTGATGTTAGCCGACGCAAAGTCTCTGTCCGTCTCTTGGCAACACGTAACATATGACCGTAGCAAGCAGCAATAATTGCCGAGGTCACAATGAAGAATCCACCTTGAACGTAAATCTGGTACTCTGGGTTGAGTACTTTGAAAAATACGCAATCAGTATTGCGTGTCCACTCATTAGCATACAGTGGAACGGTCCCCAAAAGTATTCCACTTGTCCTTTACAGTTAAAACCACctgtgatttgttttatttcaaattatgttcgtgcttatatcaaattaaggttcaagcacgctgtcctgggcacacacctcagttatctgggctgtctgtccaggacagacgcttagttgttggtggttagtgagagagaaacttacacctacccattgcgtTGTTAATaatcgctctgggtaggagccggtaccggtctgcgaaccctgtacctaccaaccatATGTCCATtagcttaaccatgacaccaccaaggccggtctccCAAGGATGTGTTACTctaatactaatagtaatacagtGCAAACGTAATATGCAAAACGGTAACCAGTCTTAGGTTGTATGTCAGTATTTACGTTTGCAAAACGTTAATatggtaaattatttatttaatttctaaaatataacataaataaataaaaataataaaaataataagtacatatgatgaaatagataaatttaacaaaataccCACATTGAAAAAATTATTCATTTGGtatgtgtggggtggggttggggtgggatgGGATTGTAAGCCTTaaactgttatacatgtacactttatgctaataagggtgggtttgttgttgttgagatTGTTttgagagaggggagggaggagttcccattcataagttaataaatatataatcatttataagtcacaaaatattcatttttgtttaatgctaTTAATTGCTGTAATAAGTAACTAATACGGTTTTATTGGAAACAATTCTAATCTGATGAAAATGGTTTGCATGTTTGttctaaacaaaccataaagtatGCCTAAAGAGCCTATCAGTATGCAAAATATACATTGaaaagataattattttaattttatcaacagTTACAATTGGGGAAGTGAATTTTTCAAgaattcagaattaccaaatgtttgacattcattagccgatgattaattaatcaatgtgctctaatggtgtcgttaaaaaaaacctttaacaaTAATATCTAATTACTATGCTCTTGCTAGAAAATTTATTGATAATTCAAAGAAAGCAGGTTTCTCTTTCGTATCGAAGTCATCAGTCATAATCAACAAAGAATAGCAACAAAGCCGGATGAGCGGATTTATAAGCACGGCAGTTTAATTTACCAAGACGTCATACAGTACCAACTACTGATGTTCGGCGACAGAAACACGTGGCTTTTAGCGCCCTTCGAAACTGCGAGTTTTTCACCACATATATTATGAAGTTCATCCCAGAGTTCATCACAAGAAGTGGGATGGTGAAGCTGTTAACCGATTCTGAAACTCCTGCGGTGTATGTTATAATTATGAAGATGAAAGCCGGCGTGCAGCAGAGGAAGAAGACTCCAAAGACAACACTAAACATGACGACCAGCTCCCAGTCTCTCTTGAATTTGGCCCTTCTCCTTTCGtgggttagtgtgtgtgttatcaTGGTTATGTGGAGAATGGCTTTCCTTTCTCGATTGGCGGTATGAAATATATGAGCATAGCAAGCTGCGATGATTATTGAACACACAACAAAGAACCCTCCTTGAGTGTATGTTTGGTATTCCATGGTGAGTACTTTGAAAAACCGACAACGCACGTCGGTTTTCCAGTGATTCACGTATAGTGGAATTGATCCGAGAAATATTGCAAAAATCCAGGTAAGCCCAATAAGTATTCCTGCCTTTGGTATTGTCGCCAAACGTTCGTATGCGAAAGGAAATGTTATACACGCCCATCTGTCTATAGCAATAAGAACCATGTTCAAAATTGAAGCCCCAAGCATCACAAAGAAAAGCACATGTCTGAACAGACAAAGATACTTGTTCTGATCAAACTCCAATTTTATCCCTGGTATGTGGAACACCATTTGGTAAGCGAGGGATAGACCTGATAACAAATCCGCAACGGCTAGcgatataatatacatgttaggCACAGTCCACAAACTCCGGTTTAGACTAACTACAATCAGAGTCAAACTATTGACAGTACAGATGAATGCCATAAGTATCACTTCGAAAACCATCGTTACCATGTCGCCGACGCTGATGTCGTTGTACTCTGTGAAATTCGTCGTCATGTTCCTAGAACGTTAGGCTAGCATTCCTCAGACTTGCACAAGGCGGAGCCCGATATTGGCGCAACTATGAAGTCTTTTCAAAGAAACAGATGGGTCTTTTTTTGTGTTGCC harbors:
- the LOC121379567 gene encoding adenosine receptor A3-like translates to MTTNFTEYNDISVGDMVTMVFEVILMAFICTVNSLTLIVVSLNRSLWTVPNMYIISLAVADLLSGLSLAYQMVFHIPGIKLEFDQNKYLCLFRHVLFFVMLGASILNMVLIAIDRWACITFPFAYERLATIPKAGILIGLTWIFAIFLGSIPLYVNHWKTDVRCRFFKVLTMEYQTYTQGGFFVVCSIIIAACYAHIFHTANRERKAILHITMITHTLTHERRRAKFKRDWELVVMFSVVFGVFFLCCTPAFIFIIITYTAGVSESVNSFTIPLLVMNSGMNFIIYVVKNSQFRRALKATCFCRRTSVVGTV